One Desulfobulbus propionicus DSM 2032 DNA segment encodes these proteins:
- a CDS encoding putative cobaltochelatase, translated as MRKAIYPLAAVVGQDSFKQALLLAAINPGVGGLLVRGEKGTAKSTMVRALAALLPEMEVVAGCVNSCSPAPSSPRCPECERRFPDLPRATRPVPLVDLPLNATEDRVSGGIDFPRTLREGRVVVSPGLLAEAHRGLLYIDEVNLLDDHIVDLILDASASGENRIEREGISYRHPSRFILVGTMNPEEGELRPQLLDRFGLCLEVTGAEEPELRVELMERREAFDQDPAGFVRRYREENEQLAHRIIQGQTLLPWVRLSKGLRGFIAALCQENNVAGHRADLVLEQAARALAALEGKTEVSVEHIGKVAPLVLLHRRRDAQPPPPPPPPEPPLPEETDQQEQEEQSEQQEQQQPQENPQSQTAPPPPQPQEQSQEESQSEEQAEEEIQGQAAAEREDQVFAIGSTFQVKPLAAAKDRVVRRGSGRRTRSRISQKQGRYVKSTLHNNGDFALDATLRAAAPYQQQRAGKNGSDLAVQLRPQDIRSKVREKRIGNFLLFVVDASGSMGARGRMAASKGAVMSLLLDAYQKRDKVSMITFRRDAAFINLPPTTSVDMAGRLLAEMPVGGRTPLSAGLAKSFEQVRNYLIKNPTAQPIVLFITDGKCNVSLGEQKPVEESLRLAEALGRDQRIRSIVVDTEEAGLVTFGLARRLAGAMEAQYFKIDDLKAEALVNIVRGQHP; from the coding sequence ATGAGAAAAGCGATCTATCCCCTGGCGGCGGTGGTCGGCCAGGACAGCTTCAAGCAGGCGCTGCTGCTGGCGGCCATCAATCCCGGCGTTGGCGGCCTGCTGGTGCGCGGCGAAAAGGGCACGGCCAAGTCGACCATGGTGCGGGCCCTGGCAGCCTTGCTACCGGAGATGGAGGTGGTGGCGGGTTGCGTCAACAGCTGTTCGCCCGCGCCCTCAAGCCCACGTTGCCCGGAATGCGAGCGGCGCTTTCCGGATCTGCCCCGTGCCACCCGGCCGGTACCCTTGGTGGATCTGCCGCTCAATGCCACCGAAGATCGGGTCAGCGGTGGCATTGATTTCCCCCGTACCCTGCGCGAGGGGCGGGTGGTGGTCTCCCCTGGCCTGCTCGCCGAGGCCCACCGCGGCCTGCTCTACATCGACGAGGTCAACTTGCTTGATGATCACATCGTCGATCTGATTCTCGATGCCTCGGCCAGCGGGGAGAACCGTATCGAGCGCGAGGGCATCTCCTACCGCCATCCGTCGCGCTTTATCCTCGTGGGCACCATGAATCCGGAAGAAGGCGAGTTGCGGCCGCAACTGCTCGACCGCTTCGGCCTCTGTCTGGAGGTGACCGGGGCCGAGGAGCCTGAGTTGCGGGTCGAACTGATGGAGCGGCGCGAGGCCTTTGATCAGGATCCGGCCGGCTTTGTTCGCCGCTACCGCGAGGAGAACGAGCAACTGGCGCACCGTATCATCCAGGGACAGACCCTGCTGCCCTGGGTGCGACTCAGCAAGGGACTGCGCGGCTTCATCGCTGCTCTCTGCCAAGAAAATAATGTTGCCGGTCACCGGGCCGACCTGGTGCTGGAGCAGGCGGCGCGAGCCCTGGCCGCCCTGGAGGGCAAGACCGAGGTCAGTGTGGAACATATCGGCAAGGTGGCGCCGTTGGTGCTGCTGCACCGCCGCCGGGATGCCCAGCCCCCACCCCCTCCGCCCCCACCGGAACCCCCTTTGCCCGAGGAAACCGACCAACAGGAGCAGGAAGAACAGAGCGAGCAGCAGGAACAGCAACAACCCCAGGAGAATCCTCAAAGCCAGACGGCACCGCCTCCACCCCAACCGCAGGAGCAGAGCCAGGAGGAATCGCAATCCGAGGAACAGGCCGAGGAGGAAATACAGGGCCAGGCAGCCGCAGAACGCGAGGACCAGGTCTTTGCCATCGGCTCCACCTTTCAAGTCAAACCGCTTGCTGCCGCCAAGGACCGGGTGGTGCGCCGGGGCTCGGGCCGACGCACGCGCAGCCGTATCTCGCAGAAGCAGGGGCGATACGTCAAGAGCACCCTGCACAATAACGGCGACTTTGCCCTCGATGCCACCCTGCGCGCCGCTGCCCCGTATCAGCAGCAGCGGGCAGGGAAAAACGGCAGCGACTTGGCGGTGCAGCTCAGGCCCCAGGATATCCGCTCCAAGGTGCGCGAGAAACGTATCGGCAACTTTCTCCTCTTCGTGGTCGATGCCAGCGGTTCCATGGGGGCGCGGGGGCGGATGGCCGCCTCTAAGGGTGCGGTGATGTCGCTGCTGCTTGATGCCTACCAGAAGCGCGACAAGGTCTCGATGATCACCTTCCGCCGCGATGCGGCCTTCATCAACCTGCCGCCCACCACCTCGGTGGATATGGCCGGCCGGCTGCTTGCCGAGATGCCGGTGGGTGGGCGCACCCCGCTTTCCGCCGGACTGGCCAAGAGTTTTGAGCAGGTGCGCAACTACCTGATCAAGAACCCCACCGCCCAACCCATTGTGCTCTTTATCACCGACGGCAAGTGCAACGTCTCCCTGGGGGAGCAGAAGCCGGTGGAGGAGTCACTGCGCCTGGCTGAGGCCCTGGGCCGTGACCAGCGCATCCGCTCCATCGTCGTCGATACCGAGGAGGCCGGTCTGGTCACCTTCGGTTTGGCCCGGCGGCTGGCCGGGGCCATGGAGGCCCAATACTTTAAAATCGATGACCTCAAGGCTGAAGCCTTGGTCAACATCGTGCGAGGACAACACCCATGA
- a CDS encoding TonB-dependent receptor plug domain-containing protein, with the protein MERIIRPWACALLTCLGTLLAPGAGSGQEEEGAIILTAEEIKQLKANKMADLLNHVPGVSAGDTSVSIHGSSKVRVLVDGRPINDPTSSYGAINWSMVDPDQVERIEILRGKGGVRYGQDAGGGVILVTTRAISAVSGSIKTYGGNQDTGYAGANVQARRGQWGAEAGGEVETTQGYTINDDSLRHRAGLKLAYNADEERGINLGADFVHDERGLTGLPDYPTPQSRKENETAILSAQARAYGYTSATFFNSGEQHNTDISRALDQRLRVNELGEDLSASITTGGLGELAYGAGYRLAQAHGTTFADQSEEVFSLFASQTIHQGQSPWSLSGGLRVNANTAFDDVLNPELKLLYQQPCWSLTGSYSGSNNIPSFYQRYNHTSSTRPNPDLGMETADNYSLALALTPIEQLTLRTSVFYNLLSDRITYVTGYDGIGQYENFGEVSYRGGDVAINWKPITPLNLKAGYTYMRAIDEESGLFVPAKAEHTATFDCTWQVSERLTTVFSAKYVSEVFLNRANTTTVPDYALANLRAEYRLGQYALFTEIKNLADTTYYYADGLLGPPLTWMAGVSWRM; encoded by the coding sequence ATGGAGCGAATAATTCGGCCCTGGGCCTGCGCGCTGCTGACCTGCCTGGGCACGCTTTTGGCACCGGGTGCAGGCTCGGGCCAGGAGGAGGAAGGCGCCATCATCCTCACGGCTGAGGAAATCAAGCAGTTGAAGGCCAACAAGATGGCTGATCTGCTCAACCATGTGCCCGGGGTGAGTGCCGGTGACACCTCGGTGAGCATCCACGGTTCCTCCAAGGTGCGGGTGCTCGTGGACGGACGGCCGATCAACGATCCCACCTCCAGCTACGGGGCTATCAACTGGTCCATGGTCGACCCGGACCAGGTGGAGCGGATCGAGATCCTGCGCGGCAAGGGCGGGGTGCGCTACGGCCAGGATGCGGGCGGCGGGGTGATCCTTGTCACCACCCGGGCGATCAGCGCCGTCAGCGGATCGATCAAGACCTACGGCGGCAACCAGGATACCGGGTATGCCGGAGCCAATGTCCAGGCTCGCCGTGGCCAATGGGGGGCAGAGGCCGGTGGCGAGGTGGAAACCACCCAGGGCTACACGATCAACGACGACAGCCTGCGCCACCGGGCCGGGCTCAAGCTCGCCTACAATGCGGATGAAGAGCGGGGCATCAATCTCGGCGCTGATTTTGTCCACGATGAGCGGGGTCTGACCGGCCTGCCGGACTACCCCACCCCGCAATCGCGCAAGGAAAACGAGACTGCCATCCTCTCCGCCCAGGCCCGCGCCTACGGCTATACCAGCGCCACCTTCTTCAATAGCGGTGAGCAGCACAACACCGATATCAGCCGAGCCCTGGACCAACGCTTGCGGGTCAACGAACTGGGCGAGGATCTGAGTGCATCCATCACCACCGGCGGGTTGGGCGAACTGGCCTACGGCGCCGGTTATCGCCTGGCCCAGGCCCACGGCACCACCTTTGCTGATCAGAGCGAGGAGGTTTTTTCCCTCTTTGCCAGCCAGACCATCCATCAAGGGCAGAGTCCCTGGTCCCTGTCCGGGGGCCTGCGCGTCAATGCCAACACCGCCTTTGACGATGTGCTCAATCCGGAACTGAAACTGCTCTACCAGCAACCGTGCTGGAGCCTGACCGGCTCTTACAGCGGCAGCAACAATATTCCCTCATTTTATCAGCGCTATAACCACACCAGCTCCACCCGGCCCAATCCGGACCTGGGCATGGAAACCGCCGACAACTACAGCCTGGCCCTGGCACTGACGCCGATCGAACAACTCACCCTGCGGACCTCGGTCTTCTACAACCTGCTCAGCGACCGCATCACCTATGTCACCGGTTATGATGGCATCGGCCAGTACGAGAATTTCGGCGAGGTCAGCTACCGTGGCGGCGATGTGGCGATCAACTGGAAACCGATCACCCCCCTCAACCTCAAGGCCGGCTACACCTACATGCGGGCCATTGACGAAGAGAGTGGCCTGTTCGTCCCGGCCAAGGCCGAGCATACCGCCACCTTCGATTGTACCTGGCAGGTGAGCGAGCGGCTGACCACGGTCTTCTCCGCCAAGTACGTCTCCGAGGTCTTCCTCAATCGCGCCAACACCACTACCGTGCCCGACTATGCCTTGGCCAATCTCCGCGCCGAATACCGGCTGGGCCAATACGCCCTGTTCACCGAGATCAAGAACCTCGCCGACACCACCTACTACTACGCCGATGGCCTGCTCGGCCCGCCCCTGACCTGGATGGCCGGTGTCAGTTGGAGGATGTGA
- the cobN gene encoding cobaltochelatase subunit CobN — MQPLNLCYFSATATEIPSLSEGMRLGLDQGLPLAIHARTQVQLFDRSRQKAFVRELLRAEVVIISLHGGKASFPAFDLLHEELAKIESEKQPLIHIQPTSGDEDSIEAAREFSTEFGSPEWDLIKRYLQYGGAQNFHQLLVHLHQRLHGGDWAVLAPRPLPDDGIYHPDFSGTPVLAEYLAQRVDPAKVTVGLWFYQTYWTNNNLAFVDSLIRSIEARGANVIPVFHLRYKDAERGNRGADDVVADYFMNGDTPRIDVLINPLMFSMTLAAPAFKHLLPRLGVPVIQAMTCSAPYAQWLESVQGLPTMDVSYSAAQPEFDGALITVPVATREQEAIDPLTGALLAKYMPIQERVDKVVRLAINWGRLGRIPVAERKIAIVFHHYPPRNDRIGCAAGLDSFASVSTLLTRMREQGYSIDHDFPEKDELAHTLLEKMTCDQRWLPMDQMAARAEAKAGAELYQGWHAELPEPIRTKMVEDWGTMPGQLFVHNDQLHFAGVLNGNVFLTIQPPRGYLEQIDKVLHDLYLSPPHHYLAQYRWIRDVFQADAVMHIGKHGSLEWLPGKALGLSGQCYPDLAIMELPNIYPYIINDPGEGTQAKRRSYCCIIDHLTPAFTNADLYDDLAKVQTLVADYSDARAEDPAKVEILRPMIWEAVAAANLDQDLDLSEQQALADFDGFLEKLHAYVEELGDTMINDGLHTLGLAPAEERLVEFVVQLTRLANGEVPSLRESLVMAMGCDYDDVIDNRGKHQARFGNRSGGEVLRAAHEQGLALVRRLAEFDFRPEALSDLCGEMLSHLAEADRARVQATLDYIARTLVPNIRLCSEELDAALAACAGRFVKPGPSGAPSRGQADILPTGRNFYSVDPNKIPSPAAWEVGVRLGDALIERYLGETGKYPDSIGILVYGTVTMRTRGDDLAEILYLMGLKPVWQKGSGNVSGLEVIPLNELGRPRLDVVPRISGFFRDSFPNLVELIDEAARMVAALEEPMDSNLIRRNVFRDLEEYRSEGLSEEEAWREATFRVFGCPPGTYGAGVSELIESKNWQTQEDLGNNYIRYSSHAYGQGSYGKAKPMAYRRQLSRMDLTVKNEDSREYDMMSCTDYYNYYGGMIVAVKTVRGYLPFAVMGDSSDPKRVKIRTTQEEAKHVLRSRLVNPKWISGMKRHGYKGAGDISHVMDIVLGWDATAEVIDDWMYEKIARSYALDPEMQEWMKEVNPFALQNILDKLLEAISRGMWQADAAMEEQLKNAYLEMEGEVEEWSE, encoded by the coding sequence ATGCAGCCGCTGAACCTGTGTTATTTCTCCGCCACAGCCACGGAAATCCCCTCGCTCTCCGAGGGGATGCGGCTCGGTCTCGACCAGGGGCTGCCCCTGGCAATCCATGCCCGCACCCAGGTGCAGCTCTTTGATCGCAGCCGCCAGAAGGCCTTTGTCCGCGAGTTGCTGCGGGCTGAGGTGGTGATCATCTCGCTGCACGGCGGCAAGGCCTCCTTTCCCGCCTTTGACCTGTTGCACGAGGAGCTGGCCAAGATCGAAAGCGAAAAACAGCCCCTGATCCACATTCAGCCCACCAGCGGCGATGAGGATTCCATCGAGGCAGCGCGCGAGTTTTCCACCGAGTTCGGCAGCCCGGAGTGGGATCTGATCAAACGCTACCTCCAATACGGCGGGGCGCAGAATTTTCACCAGTTGTTGGTGCACCTCCACCAGCGGTTGCATGGAGGCGATTGGGCCGTCCTCGCACCCCGGCCCCTGCCGGATGACGGCATCTATCATCCCGATTTTTCCGGAACCCCCGTCTTGGCTGAGTATCTGGCCCAGCGGGTTGACCCGGCCAAGGTCACCGTGGGGCTGTGGTTTTACCAGACCTACTGGACCAACAACAACCTCGCCTTTGTCGATAGCCTGATCCGCTCCATCGAGGCCAGGGGCGCCAATGTCATTCCCGTGTTTCACCTGCGCTACAAGGATGCGGAGCGTGGCAATCGCGGCGCCGATGACGTGGTGGCCGACTACTTCATGAACGGCGATACACCGCGCATCGATGTGCTGATCAACCCGTTGATGTTTTCCATGACCCTGGCAGCGCCCGCCTTCAAGCACTTGCTGCCCCGCCTCGGGGTGCCGGTGATCCAGGCCATGACCTGTTCCGCACCCTATGCCCAGTGGTTGGAGTCGGTGCAGGGGCTGCCGACCATGGACGTTTCCTATTCGGCGGCCCAGCCGGAGTTTGACGGGGCGCTGATCACCGTGCCGGTGGCCACCCGCGAGCAGGAGGCCATCGATCCGCTCACCGGTGCGCTCCTGGCCAAGTACATGCCCATCCAGGAGCGGGTGGACAAGGTGGTGCGCCTGGCGATCAATTGGGGACGGCTTGGCCGCATACCGGTTGCGGAGCGCAAGATCGCCATCGTCTTTCACCACTATCCGCCGCGCAACGACCGCATCGGCTGCGCAGCCGGGCTGGATTCCTTTGCCAGCGTCTCGACCCTGCTCACCCGTATGCGGGAGCAGGGCTACTCAATCGACCATGACTTTCCCGAAAAGGACGAACTCGCCCATACGCTCTTGGAAAAAATGACCTGCGACCAGCGTTGGCTGCCCATGGATCAGATGGCGGCCCGGGCCGAGGCCAAGGCCGGGGCTGAGCTGTACCAGGGCTGGCATGCGGAGCTCCCCGAGCCGATCCGCACCAAGATGGTCGAGGATTGGGGCACGATGCCCGGCCAGTTGTTCGTCCATAACGACCAGCTCCATTTTGCCGGAGTTTTGAACGGCAACGTCTTTCTCACCATCCAGCCGCCGCGCGGCTATCTGGAGCAGATCGACAAGGTCTTGCACGATCTCTACCTCTCTCCGCCGCACCACTATCTGGCCCAGTACCGCTGGATCCGCGACGTGTTCCAGGCGGATGCGGTGATGCATATCGGTAAGCACGGCTCCCTGGAGTGGCTGCCGGGTAAGGCCCTGGGGCTCTCGGGCCAGTGCTATCCGGATCTGGCGATCATGGAGCTGCCCAACATCTATCCCTACATCATCAACGACCCCGGCGAGGGCACCCAGGCCAAGCGGCGCTCCTACTGCTGCATCATCGATCATCTCACCCCAGCCTTCACCAATGCCGATCTCTACGACGACCTGGCCAAGGTGCAGACCCTGGTGGCCGACTACAGCGATGCCCGCGCTGAAGATCCGGCCAAGGTGGAGATCCTGCGGCCGATGATCTGGGAGGCGGTGGCTGCCGCCAATCTGGATCAGGATCTGGATCTCAGCGAGCAGCAGGCCCTGGCCGATTTCGACGGCTTTCTCGAAAAGTTGCACGCCTATGTCGAGGAACTGGGCGATACCATGATCAACGATGGCCTCCACACCCTGGGACTGGCGCCCGCGGAAGAGCGGCTGGTCGAGTTCGTGGTTCAGTTGACCCGTCTGGCCAACGGCGAGGTGCCGTCCCTGCGCGAGTCCCTGGTCATGGCCATGGGCTGCGATTACGACGATGTCATTGACAATCGCGGCAAACACCAGGCCCGTTTCGGCAACCGCAGCGGTGGCGAGGTGCTGCGGGCCGCCCATGAACAGGGCTTGGCCCTGGTGCGTCGGCTGGCGGAGTTCGATTTCCGACCCGAGGCGCTCTCCGATCTGTGCGGCGAGATGCTTTCGCATTTGGCGGAAGCTGATCGCGCCAGGGTGCAAGCCACCCTCGACTACATCGCCCGCACGCTGGTGCCCAATATCCGCTTGTGCAGCGAGGAGCTGGATGCGGCCCTGGCTGCTTGCGCCGGCCGTTTCGTCAAGCCCGGTCCCTCGGGTGCGCCCAGCCGGGGCCAGGCCGACATCCTGCCGACTGGCCGTAATTTTTATTCCGTGGATCCCAACAAGATCCCCAGCCCGGCCGCCTGGGAGGTGGGGGTTCGTCTCGGCGACGCCCTCATCGAACGCTATCTGGGCGAGACCGGCAAATATCCGGATTCCATCGGTATCCTCGTCTACGGCACCGTCACCATGCGCACCCGCGGCGATGATTTGGCGGAGATTCTCTACCTCATGGGGCTCAAGCCCGTGTGGCAGAAGGGCAGCGGCAACGTCTCTGGCCTGGAGGTCATCCCGTTAAACGAACTCGGAAGGCCACGCCTGGATGTGGTGCCGCGCATCTCCGGCTTCTTCCGCGACTCCTTTCCCAATCTGGTGGAACTGATCGACGAGGCCGCCCGCATGGTGGCTGCGCTTGAGGAACCGATGGACTCCAACCTCATCCGCCGCAACGTCTTTCGCGATTTGGAGGAGTACCGCAGCGAGGGACTGAGTGAAGAGGAGGCCTGGCGCGAGGCCACCTTCCGCGTCTTCGGCTGCCCGCCCGGGACCTACGGCGCCGGCGTCTCGGAACTGATCGAGTCGAAAAACTGGCAGACCCAGGAGGACCTGGGCAACAACTACATCCGCTATTCCTCCCACGCCTATGGGCAGGGCAGCTACGGCAAGGCCAAGCCCATGGCCTACCGCCGTCAGCTCTCGCGCATGGACCTCACCGTCAAGAACGAGGATTCGCGCGAGTACGACATGATGTCCTGCACCGACTACTACAACTACTACGGCGGAATGATCGTAGCGGTGAAGACGGTGCGCGGCTATCTCCCCTTTGCGGTCATGGGTGATAGCTCCGATCCCAAACGCGTCAAGATTCGCACCACCCAGGAAGAGGCCAAGCACGTGCTCCGCTCCCGCCTCGTCAACCCCAAGTGGATCAGCGGCATGAAGCGGCACGGCTACAAGGGTGCCGGCGATATCTCCCATGTGATGGATATCGTGCTGGGCTGGGACGCCACCGCCGAGGTCATCGACGACTGGATGTACGAGAAAATCGCCCGTTCCTACGCCCTTGACCCCGAGATGCAGGAGTGGATGAAGGAGGTCAACCCCTTTGCCCTGCAAAACATCCTCGATAAACTGCTCGAAGCCATCAGCCGCGGCATGTGGCAGGCGGATGCAGCCATGGAGGAGCAGTTGAAAAACGCCTACCTGGAGATGGAAGGCGAGGTCGAGGAATGGAGCGAATAA
- a CDS encoding FecCD family ABC transporter permease, with protein MTTSECCLPQVRPLLLRRPPLVFALLGMLTLVMLVLNVAIGSISFPLNEIWQALCHPQDASTTTAILWNIRIPRAIAAVFGGAYLAASGLLLQIYFRNPIVGPYILGISSGATLMVSFVMLTSVTIGWTLFTPFISTLAAFAGAYGVMLVVLAIANRVKGGVTLLIVGLMMGYLCGAVSAILTAFAEKDKIKGFVLWQLGSFSGFKWDEIWLLLAAGGAILVLLYVQSKPLNAFLLGEEYAGSMGVDIRRFRLLILLCACALAGMVTSMAGPVAFIGMAVPHMARLGFGTSDNRILIPGACLMGGLVASLCDLIARTVMAPVELPLSAITAFFGAPIVITLLLKRRVKL; from the coding sequence ATGACCACCTCTGAATGCTGTCTGCCCCAGGTGCGACCGCTGCTGCTGCGGCGTCCACCGCTGGTTTTTGCCCTGCTTGGGATGCTCACCCTGGTGATGCTGGTGCTCAATGTGGCCATCGGTTCGATTTCCTTTCCCCTCAACGAGATCTGGCAGGCGCTCTGCCATCCGCAGGATGCCTCGACCACCACCGCCATCCTGTGGAATATCCGCATTCCCCGTGCCATTGCCGCAGTCTTCGGCGGTGCCTATCTGGCGGCCTCGGGGCTGTTGTTGCAGATCTATTTCCGCAACCCTATTGTCGGCCCCTATATCCTCGGCATCAGTTCCGGCGCCACCCTGATGGTTTCCTTTGTGATGCTCACCAGCGTCACCATCGGCTGGACCCTGTTCACCCCGTTCATCTCCACCCTGGCCGCCTTTGCCGGCGCCTACGGGGTTATGCTGGTCGTGCTCGCCATTGCCAACCGCGTCAAAGGCGGGGTGACGCTGTTGATCGTCGGCCTGATGATGGGCTACCTCTGCGGTGCGGTCAGCGCCATCCTCACCGCCTTTGCCGAGAAGGACAAAATCAAGGGCTTTGTCCTCTGGCAGCTGGGCAGTTTCTCCGGCTTCAAGTGGGATGAGATCTGGCTGCTGCTGGCCGCTGGCGGCGCCATCCTGGTGCTGCTCTATGTGCAGAGCAAACCGCTCAACGCCTTTTTGCTCGGCGAGGAGTACGCCGGTTCCATGGGAGTCGACATCCGCCGCTTCCGCCTCTTGATCCTGCTCTGTGCCTGCGCCCTGGCCGGGATGGTCACCTCCATGGCCGGGCCGGTGGCTTTCATCGGCATGGCCGTGCCGCACATGGCCCGGCTCGGTTTCGGCACCTCGGATAACCGCATCCTCATCCCCGGCGCCTGCCTCATGGGCGGGCTGGTGGCCAGCCTCTGCGACCTGATCGCCCGCACGGTCATGGCGCCGGTGGAGTTACCGCTCTCGGCGATCACCGCCTTTTTCGGCGCCCCGATTGTTATCACCCTGCTGCTCAAACGGAGGGTCAAACTATGA
- a CDS encoding ABC transporter substrate-binding protein, translated as MRRISFFWLLSALIGLLVLAGCRSDKDAANGSGPERQQPAFLQIGEFSINRISPERTEVRDGAGRTLVLIPREAAMPTDVRPSQVVRTPVQRVAAYGAFDIAVLRALGVLEQTLVGVTSPAQRWYIPEIRQGMEAGRIAYLGDAASIDFERLKQSNPELVLTWDPGVIPLLDDLGIPAVVTTTPTAMCLNTRMRFVQFLAPFFHKEREAESYFARIDAALSDIRARTAGLAHQPKVMWGDIYEKRVMVEPGNAWVGELVGLAQSDYQFKDVFGTACIEITVERFLYSGQDADIFFTYRTGEMGATSKEALAKLNPLIRDIGPLKRGRVYAPLPHYSQSADRLDEILTEISAILHPEAYPNYRLRYFTELPNTEPPPVKEQS; from the coding sequence GTGAGACGAATATCTTTTTTCTGGCTGCTCAGCGCGCTGATTGGGCTGCTGGTTTTGGCTGGGTGTCGCAGCGATAAGGACGCGGCCAACGGCTCCGGACCTGAGCGGCAACAACCCGCCTTTCTGCAAATAGGTGAGTTCAGTATCAACCGCATCTCACCTGAGCGTACCGAGGTCCGCGACGGCGCCGGCCGCACCCTGGTGCTCATCCCCCGCGAGGCGGCCATGCCCACCGATGTGCGGCCGAGCCAGGTGGTGCGCACCCCGGTGCAGCGGGTGGCCGCCTACGGGGCCTTTGATATTGCTGTGCTCCGAGCCCTGGGCGTACTCGAACAGACCCTGGTGGGGGTGACCTCGCCGGCTCAACGCTGGTACATTCCCGAGATCAGGCAGGGCATGGAGGCCGGGCGGATTGCCTATCTCGGCGATGCTGCCAGTATCGATTTCGAGCGGCTCAAGCAGAGCAACCCGGAACTGGTGCTCACCTGGGATCCGGGGGTGATTCCCCTGCTCGATGATCTCGGTATTCCCGCCGTGGTCACCACCACGCCCACCGCCATGTGCCTCAATACCCGTATGCGTTTTGTCCAGTTTCTCGCTCCCTTCTTCCACAAGGAGCGCGAAGCGGAGAGCTATTTTGCCCGCATCGATGCGGCACTGAGCGACATCCGCGCCCGCACCGCCGGCCTGGCCCATCAGCCCAAGGTGATGTGGGGCGATATCTACGAAAAACGGGTCATGGTTGAACCGGGCAACGCCTGGGTGGGGGAATTGGTGGGACTGGCCCAGTCCGATTACCAATTCAAGGATGTCTTCGGCACCGCCTGCATCGAGATCACCGTGGAGCGCTTTCTCTACTCCGGCCAGGATGCGGATATCTTTTTTACCTACCGCACCGGAGAAATGGGGGCCACCTCCAAGGAGGCCCTGGCCAAGCTCAACCCGCTGATCAGGGACATCGGCCCACTCAAACGCGGCCGGGTCTATGCGCCGCTCCCCCACTACAGCCAGTCGGCGGACCGCTTGGACGAGATCCTCACCGAGATCAGCGCCATCCTCCATCCCGAGGCCTATCCCAACTACCGGCTGCGTTACTTCACCGAGTTGCCCAATACCGAGCCCCCACCCGTCAAGGAGCAATCATGA
- the ccsA gene encoding cytochrome c biogenesis protein CcsA: protein MNHLTQTTWLCAGLCYLTSLMAAFLPQRWVFLSRILLLPALGCNLVIVALRYTQAWPMLPMHLGAVALPLCLGLLALCIGNGSEPGERMLWRLVLALLVALVVTSLAFPKDFYLPFLKSKTLLSHGFLWFALFAKASCVISAAWALCVWPLSDRWIDGLRPTVALHKSLRWAALGFGLWTASMFCGELWCYLGWGTPVVWEDPALTLTMAGWFFYACVLHLHLSKTWSQQARAIFVGLGGLVVLCLSCLPDIGPFRGLVMP from the coding sequence ATGAACCACCTGACCCAGACAACATGGCTCTGCGCCGGACTCTGTTATCTGACCTCGCTGATGGCCGCCTTCCTGCCGCAGCGGTGGGTATTCCTTTCGCGGATTCTGCTGCTGCCGGCCCTGGGATGCAACCTGGTGATTGTTGCCCTTCGTTATACCCAGGCCTGGCCGATGTTGCCGATGCATCTCGGCGCCGTGGCGCTGCCGCTTTGCCTGGGGCTGCTGGCCTTGTGTATCGGCAACGGCTCAGAGCCGGGCGAGCGCATGCTCTGGCGGCTTGTCCTTGCGCTGCTTGTTGCTCTGGTGGTCACGTCTCTCGCTTTCCCCAAGGATTTTTATCTGCCCTTTCTCAAGTCCAAGACCCTGCTCAGTCATGGGTTTCTCTGGTTTGCCCTCTTCGCCAAGGCAAGCTGTGTCATCAGCGCCGCCTGGGCCCTGTGCGTCTGGCCCCTGAGCGACAGGTGGATCGATGGTCTGCGACCCACGGTTGCCCTGCATAAGTCCCTGCGCTGGGCCGCGCTGGGATTCGGACTGTGGACGGCTTCCATGTTCTGCGGCGAACTCTGGTGCTATCTGGGCTGGGGTACGCCGGTGGTCTGGGAGGATCCGGCCCTGACCCTGACCATGGCGGGCTGGTTCTTTTATGCCTGCGTCCTCCATCTTCACCTCAGCAAAACCTGGAGCCAGCAGGCAAGGGCCATCTTCGTTGGTCTGGGTGGCCTGGTTGTCCTTTGCTTAAGCTGCCTACCTGATATTGGCCCCTTTCGTGGTCTGGTGATGCCATGA